From one Pseudobdellovibrionaceae bacterium genomic stretch:
- a CDS encoding acyl-CoA thioesterase — protein MSATPFSYSLTIREAHLDTFGHVNNATYLSLFEEARWELVTQRGYGLDQVRSRQHGPIILDVHLEFRKELKLREKVLITTKLLHYEKRVGQLYQEIVAESSPDLVFAKATFTFGLFDLKARRLIPPTDAWLYAIGAKDSLLK, from the coding sequence ATGTCCGCGACCCCGTTTTCTTATTCCCTGACTATCCGCGAAGCCCATTTGGACACCTTTGGACATGTAAATAACGCCACTTATTTGAGCCTCTTCGAAGAAGCCAGGTGGGAACTTGTTACACAAAGAGGCTATGGTCTGGATCAGGTCAGAAGCCGTCAGCATGGCCCGATTATTCTGGATGTCCACCTGGAGTTTCGCAAGGAACTTAAGCTCCGGGAGAAGGTTTTGATCACCACCAAACTCCTGCATTACGAAAAAAGGGTCGGGCAGCTCTATCAGGAGATTGTTGCCGAAAGCAGTCCTGACTTAGTTTTTGCCAAGGCCACTTTTACCTTTGGCCTTTTTGACCTTAAGGCCCGCCGTCTCATCCCGCCAACCGATGCCTGGCTGTATGCCATTGGGGCAAAAGACTCCCTTTTAAAATGA
- a CDS encoding RimK family alpha-L-glutamate ligase: MKLAILSREPNTYSTRRLKEACESRGHQVRVLNTLKFAIDLEEEDPDLFYGQRRLSHYDAVLPRIGASITYYGTAVTRQFQQMGVFCANSADGILNSRDKLRSLQILSKHKIGIPQTAFVRDKKDVLPAIARVGGVPIIIKLIEGTQGIGVLLAHTQEVATSIIELLQSQKQNILIQKFVAESKGKDIRAIVVGDRVVAAMRRVAQGQEFRSNVHRGGTTEAVELSDEYKETAIRAAQIMGLGIAGVDMLEGHDGPQIMEVNSSPGLAGIEACTKLDVAGAIVDYIAAKVDFPEIDIRQRLTVSRGYGVSEIFIPGGSEYIGKTLVESGLREKDINVLTLHRGGKVIPNPKSERVLEADDKLLCFGKLESMKDLIPERTRKRRKPKLKKLGKVKTPPPSPPEDVSPA, encoded by the coding sequence ATGAAGCTGGCGATTCTATCGCGGGAACCGAATACCTATAGTACAAGGCGATTGAAAGAGGCCTGTGAGAGCCGAGGTCATCAAGTTCGCGTACTTAATACCTTGAAGTTTGCCATCGATTTGGAAGAAGAAGACCCAGATTTGTTTTATGGGCAACGACGCTTAAGCCATTACGATGCTGTCCTCCCGCGAATTGGGGCCTCAATCACCTACTATGGAACTGCAGTGACACGGCAGTTTCAGCAGATGGGTGTTTTTTGCGCGAACTCAGCTGATGGAATTTTGAATTCCCGCGATAAATTAAGAAGTTTACAAATTCTTAGTAAACACAAAATTGGCATTCCGCAAACCGCTTTTGTGCGCGATAAAAAAGATGTCCTGCCCGCAATTGCCCGGGTGGGTGGGGTGCCGATTATCATCAAGCTTATTGAGGGAACCCAAGGAATTGGTGTTCTTTTGGCCCATACTCAGGAAGTGGCTACATCGATCATTGAGCTTCTGCAAAGCCAAAAACAGAACATTCTCATTCAAAAATTTGTTGCCGAAAGCAAAGGCAAAGACATTCGTGCCATTGTTGTTGGTGACCGGGTGGTTGCAGCGATGAGGCGTGTGGCCCAAGGCCAGGAGTTTCGCAGTAACGTCCATCGTGGTGGTACGACCGAGGCTGTCGAGCTAAGTGATGAGTATAAGGAAACAGCTATCCGGGCGGCTCAGATTATGGGTTTAGGAATTGCGGGTGTTGACATGCTTGAGGGGCACGACGGACCCCAGATCATGGAGGTCAATTCTTCGCCGGGACTTGCTGGCATTGAGGCCTGTACCAAGCTTGATGTGGCCGGTGCCATTGTTGATTACATTGCCGCGAAAGTAGATTTCCCTGAGATTGATATTCGACAAAGGTTGACCGTTAGTCGCGGATACGGAGTGAGTGAGATCTTTATCCCTGGTGGTTCTGAGTACATTGGTAAGACTCTTGTTGAATCCGGCCTCAGAGAAAAGGATATCAATGTGCTGACTCTCCATCGTGGGGGAAAAGTCATACCAAATCCAAAATCCGAGCGTGTTCTTGAGGCTGACGACAAACTTCTATGTTTTGGGAAGCTTGAGTCCATGAAGGATTTGATTCCTGAAAGAACTCGTAAGAGAAGAAAGCCCAAGCTTAAGAAGTTGGGCAAGGTCAAAACGCCGCCTCCGTCGCCACCAGAAGATGTGTCGCCTGCTTAA